The following is a genomic window from Spirosoma foliorum.
GAATCCGATCAATAACCATCAGTTGCGTGCCATCGGGGGCAAATTTTGGCGCAAAGGTGCCGTCGGTTATCTCCCAGATTTCTATTTTGACGACAGGTGCCGTATTACGATCCCGTCGTTGCAGGTCTGCCATTTTCTGTTGAACACTATCGCCGTAAATACGCGCCATTGCCTCTGGTGATGCTCCTTTGATGGACATCCCATGTGTAACGATACGAGTCACATAGTCATACTCCGTCTGGTTCGGATTCGAGGTAAACTGCTTAACGGTCATGTACCAGCCTTCCAGTTTTCCTTCATCGACAGCCGCCTGATTGACCTTTTTCCACTCCCGTTCAACGGGCAATGCGTCCTGAATCGTAAGACCTGGATTTAGCTTGTGGTAAATCAAATACATGTATGTTTTCTGGGTCGCTTTCGATTGCGCTATGACACCCGAAACACAGAAAAAGGAAAGACTTAGCAAGAACAAAGTACGATGGAGACAACGCATAGGAAGAGGGATTTAGGTCCAGATTGGCAGACTGAAAATTCAGTTTGACAGAAAAGGCATCAGGTGCTTATGGATACCTACCCGTGTCTCCTTTTGAGGGAATGATTTAAAATAGATTAGGTTATTTCTCTTTGATCTCACTCCACAAAAAAGAACAACAACGACTGGGTATAACCCAACTTACCCAACAGTTCCGTACTTTTGCGGCATGGAATTAGCGTGCATAGAAGAAGTTGTAGAAGTACCTGGAATGGAAATACTGAAAAGCGATCGGCTTACGCATTTGAAATACGATATTCGGGGACCTATTTATGAGAAGTCTCTTGAACTCGAAAGTCAGGGTTTTAAAATTATCAGTCTGAATATTGGCAATCCTGCCACCTTTGGCTTCGATGCCCCCGACGAAATTGTCCATGATATTATTCTGAATATCCGTAATGCGCAGGGGTACTCTGACTCTCGGGGTTTGTTTGCCGCCCGAAAAGCGGTTATGCACCACACACAGAATATTGGCCTTCCTGGTATTACTATCAACGATATTTACATCGGTAACGGGGTAAGTGAGTTGATCATGCTTTCTATGCAAGCGCTCCTGAATGAAGGCGACGAAGTACTGGTGCCCTCTCCCGATTATCCGCTGTGGACAGCTTCGGTTGCTTTTTGTGGCGGCAAACCAGTCCATTACGTTTGTGACGAAGCTTCCGATTGGAATCCGGATCTGGCTGATTTAGAGCGTAAAATTACTCCCCGTACACGGGCCATCGTTGTCATCAACCCAAATAACCCAACGGGGGCAGTTTATGATAAAGAGGTATTGCAAGGCATTGCCCGCATTGCCGAGCGTCATAAACTGATCGTCTTTTCCGACGAGATCTACGATAGGATTCTATACAACGGAGCCGTTCATTATCCAATTTCTAAAATGATTAACGACACGCTCTGTATCACGATGGGCGGATTGTCGAAAAATTACCGGGCCGCTGGTTTTCGGGGTGGTTGGATGATTTTGAGCGGTGCGCGGAAACGAGCTAAATCCTACATCGAAGGCCTGACTTTACTGGCAAGTATGCGTCTTTGTGCCAACGTTCCAACACAGTATGCGATTCAAACAGCTTTAGGCGGCTATCAGAGCATCAATGATTTAGTGCTTCCTACGGGTCGTTTATACAAACAAATGATGCTGGCGTATGACCGCATGACGGCCATTCCGGGTATTACCTGTGTGAAACCCAAAGGTTCATTGTATATTTTTCCGAAGATTGATTTGAGCCAGTTTAGATTGGAAGGCGATGACGATTTCGTACTAAATCTATTGACGGAGCAAAAAGTACTGGTTGTATCAGGAAATGGGTTTAACTATACCAAGAATGATCACTTCCGAATTGTCTGTCTGCCAACTGTCGATGAACTAAATGTAGCAATGGATCGGATCGAATATTTCCTTGAAAGCCGACGAAAATAAACAAGGTTAATAAGAACGATATACGTAAAATGGCCCGAATTAGTCGGGCCATTTCTGTTTTTACACAGCGTTGATACTAAGGTGTTTTGCCTACGGGTTAATCAATTTTTAACCCAATAAACGATTTCTAAAGTCTGGAAACGTTTTTACAAGATCGCTTGTTAATAGATTCTTTCTCAGTAATAAATCTCGTTGGTAAGGCTATCAACGAGATTTTTGATTAGTTTGGATGGCTATTATATAACTTAACGAAGTGAGTACGATTCGCGCCCACTGCCTTTTTTAGTACATACATGGACGAAACAAAAGAAAATGTTCATCGCTCTGAAACGCAGAGCACCGAACGAATTGCACACGATTTACCTAAGCGCGACGAGTTACTCCTTACACCCGACGAACAACGCATTAAAGAAGCTTTTCAGGACCACGATTGGAACGAGATCAAAACCGCAGATTCCTGGGTTATCTTCAAGGTGATGGCTGAATTTGTGGAGGGTTTTGATAAATTAGCCAAGATAGGTCCCTGTGTATCCATTTTCGGTTCAGCCCGTACCAAGCCCGACAATCCATACTATAAAATGACCGAAGAAATTGCGGCCAAGTTAGTACGTCACGGCTATGGTGTTATTACGGGTGGTGGCCCTGGTATTATGGAAGCTGGTAATAAAGGAGCTTTTGAACAGGGGGGCAAATCCGTTGGCCTAAACATCAAATTACCCTTTGAACAGCATAGTAATATTTACATCGACCCCGATAAGAGCATCAACTTCGACTTCTTTTTTGTGCGGAAGGTGATGTTTGTCAAATACGCACAGGGCTTTGTGGTTATGCCCGGAGGTATGGGTACGCTCGATGAACTGTTTGAGGCCATGACGCTGATTCAGACCCGAAAAATTGCCCGTTTCCCAATCGTACTCGTTGGAAAGTCCTATTGGCAGGGCTTGATCGACTGGATCACAAATGTCATGCTGGAAGAACAGCATAACATCAATCCGGAAGACATGAAACTCATCAGTATTGTTGACACGCCCACAGAGGCTGTTAAAGTCATTGATGAGTTCTACAATAAATACTTGCTGAAGCCAAACTTCTGATAAACTGTACGCGGCTGGAAAGCCGTGCATCTTATAAACAATAGCTTTATAAGATGCACGGCTTTCCAGCCGCGTTACTTGTACATTAAATGATCTTAAAACGAAACTGGAACTTCAACCAGTGTATTGTCCCAGGCAATCATCATTATAGATTCTTTGACGTTTTCTCCAGCCTTTTTGAACTGAATCGTCAGGTTTTCAACCGTTTCTTCTGGTTTCTTAACAGGAGCGGTCACGCGTAAAACATCCAGACTTTCCTTATAGCTATAGGCGCCCCACTGGTCTAAATCAGAGCTAAAAATAAGCGTCCACTCGGTTTCGTTGGGGATTGCATAAAACGAATACACACCCGCTTTGATCTTTTTCCCCTGAATCGTGGCATCCGAGAAAAACTTGATTTCAGTTGCTTCGTTTGCACCAACCCGCCACACTTTACCGTAGGGAATCAGTTTACCAAACACTTCTCTTCCATTTTTAGCCGGACGACTGTAGGTTACTCGGGCAAATACTTTGTCGCCTACTTTGGCGGGAGCAAACTTCCGGTCGTGGGCAAAATCGTCAGGATAGTAAGCCATATCCATCGGACTTTTGTCAAGACCTCTTAATTTTTGTGCTTGAGAAATTGAGGTAAAACCGATGAGCAGGCAGGCGAGTAAACCAATAAATTTCATGTTTGTGAAGGGGTATAATTGAAGTATAAATGTAACCACAGAGATACAGAGAACGCAGAGTTTTAATTCTATTATTGCAATTAAATTCTGTGTTCTCTGTGCCTCTGTGGTTAAAAAGACTGTTATTTAAAACGGAGTTTCCTGACTTGGATCGGCGTTACCGAAGTTCGACATGGTTTTGGCTTTGCTCTTAAATACACTGCCTGCTGATGGGGGAGCATCAAAGCTGCTCATGCCATTTACATCGGTTGCAAAACCCTGCGCCTGAATGGGTTCGAAATACGAATCAAGGTCGCAGAACTTGGTGAACTTGCCAATAAACTTAAGTTGGACGGTATCTTGCGAGCCACTCCGGTTTTTAGCGATAATGACTTCACCAATGCCCAATGTCGAATTACCGTTTTCATCGGCTGTAATATTGTAATATTCAGGACGATATAATATCATGGCAATATCTGCATGTTCTTCTATTGCTCCTGAACCTCGTAAATCGTGAAGTTGTGGCCTTTTGTCTCATACTCGAGTTTCAGCTGTTCGGTTTATTTGAGATAAAGCTATTATGGGTATTTTTAACTCAGAGGATAGTGCTTTTAGGCTTCTAATAAGCTTTGATAATTCTTCGTATTCACTAGTAGATTCTTCTAGGTTAGTAGATAGCATAAGTTGTATATTATCAATAGCTACTAACTTAACATCATGTCGCTTTATCATTTGCAAGCATTTGACTCGCAAATCTTCAAATTTTAGGTTGTGATTATCGTCAATGAAAATTGGCGCTTCACTGAATCGTTGGAATTGGAGAGATGATAGTTTTACCCATTCATGAGGAGCAAACGACCCTGACCGAAATTTTTCTAAATTAATTTCTGTTTCTGCTGCCATTAAACGATTTAGTACTTGATTCCTTCCCATTTCTAACGAAAAGAGAGCTACGGGTGCTCCAAAGTCAACTGCGGCATTTCTAAGGATTGATAGAAGAAAAGATGATTTACCAATTGATGGACGTGACGCCAATATAATTAGCTCCGACTTTTGCCATCCAGAAAAAATTCTATCTAAAGCTGTAAGTCCTGATGGAACACCGGTCAAGCCCAGTAAAGACTGTTTATTGTCTAACTCGTTTAACGCGCTATTTAGAGTATCCCCCAAATTTGGAATCGCAGAATCAACTTGAATTGGGTCGAAATCATATGGTGCGTTATCCATAATAAGGGTGGTTATTAAAGTTAAGCTACAAAACAAAAAAGATTACTCAAAAAGGAGTCTCTTGACTTGGATCGGCGTTGCCGAAGTTCATATTGTTAGCCTTGCTCTTAATTGTACTACCTAACTGTGGTCCTTCAAAACTATTAAGACCATTTACATCAGGTAAAAATCCATGAGTCTGAACGGGTTCAAAATACGAGTCAAGATCACAGAACTTAGTGAACTTGCCGATAAACTTAAGTTGGACTGTATCGAGTGAGCCACTCCGGTTTTTGGCAATGATTACCTCTCCGATACCGACTGTCGAGTTACCGTTCTCATCCTGTGTAATGTTGTAATATTCAGGACGATATAAGAAGCAAACCATATCGGCATCTTGCTCAATAGATCCCGATTCCCGAAGATCGGAGAGCTGCGGTTTCTTGTCGCCACCACGGGTTTCAACAGCCCGACTTAACTGCGACAGGGCAATAACCGGAACGTTTAGCTCTTTAGCCAGGTTTTTGAGCGCTCGAGAAATCGACGCAATTTCTTGTTCACGGTTACCACCCATCCGCCCTGACGAGTCCCCCGACATTAGCTGAAGATAGTCGATTACGACCATTTGAATGTCGTGTTGCGCTTTCAGACGACGGCATTTGGCCCGAAGTTCCAAAATGGATAGGGCAGGGGTATCGTCAATAAAAATAGGCGCTTCGGTCAGCCGCTGAATTTTGTGGTGCAACTGCGTCCACTCGTGTGGGGCCAGCGTTCCTTTCCGGATTTTCTCCGAATCAATTTCGGCTTCGGCCGAGATCAGACGATTGACCAACTGAACCGACGACATCTCCAATGAGAAAATCGCTACCGGTTTTCCATGATCGACAGCCGCATTTCGGAGAGCTGAAACGACGAAAGCCGTGTTATGCGTCACGGTCATATCTTCGAGCAGAAACAAACGATTTCCGTCGATAGAAAAACCGTAATAGTCATCTACCTTATCGTATTCAACCTGAATACCTGTAACACGCCAGTCGGCCCGCGCTTTGAGCGCACGTGCCTTCTTTCGTTCAATACGAACAGGAATCGAATCCAGATTACCAAAAATACGGAGCCGATAAACTGTAGAGATATAACCTATCTTGGCAATTGTAGCCTGTTTTTCTTTCAATGAACACCGAAAACCGAGTGTATCGCAAAGGTATTTTAGCTGCTCAGCCAGTTCTTTATTTTTCTGGGTAATCTCGTAACAATTGAATTCTTCCTGATAATGGCCGTCACTGTCAACCAGTCCGGCCAGCAGTTTTAATCTGTTTTCAGTTGAATTGATCAGATAAGATCGTGGAATATGCTTGTTTTCAATGACCGATAATCCACGTAACTGTTCCTGAACATTAAACGCGACTTTCGCACCTCGTTGCCCCGTTGTAATAGCGTGATTAGGTGCTTTCCCAACTTGTTGATAGGTCGAAAACGTTAGATTCAGGTCATCTGCATAACCCTTTAAATAATC
Proteins encoded in this region:
- a CDS encoding pyridoxal phosphate-dependent aminotransferase, whose product is MEILKSDRLTHLKYDIRGPIYEKSLELESQGFKIISLNIGNPATFGFDAPDEIVHDIILNIRNAQGYSDSRGLFAARKAVMHHTQNIGLPGITINDIYIGNGVSELIMLSMQALLNEGDEVLVPSPDYPLWTASVAFCGGKPVHYVCDEASDWNPDLADLERKITPRTRAIVVINPNNPTGAVYDKEVLQGIARIAERHKLIVFSDEIYDRILYNGAVHYPISKMINDTLCITMGGLSKNYRAAGFRGGWMILSGARKRAKSYIEGLTLLASMRLCANVPTQYAIQTALGGYQSINDLVLPTGRLYKQMMLAYDRMTAIPGITCVKPKGSLYIFPKIDLSQFRLEGDDDFVLNLLTEQKVLVVSGNGFNYTKNDHFRIVCLPTVDELNVAMDRIEYFLESRRK
- a CDS encoding LOG family protein — encoded protein: MDETKENVHRSETQSTERIAHDLPKRDELLLTPDEQRIKEAFQDHDWNEIKTADSWVIFKVMAEFVEGFDKLAKIGPCVSIFGSARTKPDNPYYKMTEEIAAKLVRHGYGVITGGGPGIMEAGNKGAFEQGGKSVGLNIKLPFEQHSNIYIDPDKSINFDFFFVRKVMFVKYAQGFVVMPGGMGTLDELFEAMTLIQTRKIARFPIVLVGKSYWQGLIDWITNVMLEEQHNINPEDMKLISIVDTPTEAVKVIDEFYNKYLLKPNF
- a CDS encoding DUF2911 domain-containing protein, encoding MKFIGLLACLLIGFTSISQAQKLRGLDKSPMDMAYYPDDFAHDRKFAPAKVGDKVFARVTYSRPAKNGREVFGKLIPYGKVWRVGANEATEIKFFSDATIQGKKIKAGVYSFYAIPNETEWTLIFSSDLDQWGAYSYKESLDVLRVTAPVKKPEETVENLTIQFKKAGENVKESIMMIAWDNTLVEVPVSF
- the dnaB gene encoding replicative DNA helicase, which produces MENNARPNQHLRKPSAFAGGRQQAGNHWLDTGLGKLPPQALDLEEAVLGALMIEKDALSSVVDILKPETFYKEAHQRIYQAILTLFGNSDPIDLLTVTNQLRKTGEIELIGGGGFVAELTFRVNSAANIEYHARIVSEQALKRALIAMSSTILRDAYEDTTDVFELLDRTEQSLFKISESNIKKNYADMSTIVRMALNELETKKNQEGLTGVPSGFTGLDRVTSGWQPTELIILAARPAMGKCLGKGTKVVMFDGSLRKVEDVREGDLLMGDDSTPRRVLSIARGRERMYWVKQNKGIDYRVNESHILSLKRSRNEGGHTKGDVLNITVRDYLTKSDKFKTNYKGYKVAVEFPEQTVPLDPYFVGLWLGDGHSYSSRITSVDNEVVDYLKGYADDLNLTFSTYQQVGKAPNHAITTGQRGAKVAFNVQEQLRGLSVIENKHIPRSYLINSTENRLKLLAGLVDSDGHYQEEFNCYEITQKNKELAEQLKYLCDTLGFRCSLKEKQATIAKIGYISTVYRLRIFGNLDSIPVRIERKKARALKARADWRVTGIQVEYDKVDDYYGFSIDGNRLFLLEDMTVTHNTAFVVSALRNAAVDHGKPVAIFSLEMSSVQLVNRLISAEAEIDSEKIRKGTLAPHEWTQLHHKIQRLTEAPIFIDDTPALSILELRAKCRRLKAQHDIQMVVIDYLQLMSGDSSGRMGGNREQEIASISRALKNLAKELNVPVIALSQLSRAVETRGGDKKPQLSDLRESGSIEQDADMVCFLYRPEYYNITQDENGNSTVGIGEVIIAKNRSGSLDTVQLKFIGKFTKFCDLDSYFEPVQTHGFLPDVNGLNSFEGPQLGSTIKSKANNMNFGNADPSQETPF